In Topomyia yanbarensis strain Yona2022 chromosome 2, ASM3024719v1, whole genome shotgun sequence, one DNA window encodes the following:
- the LOC131681555 gene encoding ninjurin-B-like encodes MDTGLDVTTDSRQSAEDSKNGSEQVFTGQRKQNKAFANPVIFELENEWTNFDRTSNRSSDRTRNSAENNDVVSNSDIYRNVMENALNVAFLAANTNQLRLLTEYQQEATSYMFCVGMIIMSLVMQILVSVSMITISINNEQRWKKLKTVASVVVAVIAVVNIIVLTLLNAVLFE; translated from the exons ATGGACACCGGTCTAGATGTAACAACCGACTCCCGTCAGTCAGCAGAGGATAGCAAAAATGGATCAGAACAGGTATTCACTGGACAGCGGAAACAGAATAAAGCTTTCGCCAATCCTGTGATCTTCGAATTGGAGAACGAGTGGACCAATTTCGATAGGACCTCAAACAGAAGCTCTGACAGAACTCGGAACAGTGCGGAGAATAATGACGTTGTATCGAACTCTGATATCTACCGAAATGTGATGGAAAATGCTCTGAATGTTGCGTTTTTGGCTGCTAACACAAATCAGTTGCGATTGTTGACGGAATATCAGCAAGAAGCGACTAGTTATATGTTTTGCGTTGGAATGATCATTATGTCACTGGTAATGCAGATCCTCGTCAGTGTTTCTATGATCACAATATCG ATCAATAACGAACAACGTTGGAAGAAGCTAAAGACAGTTGCGTCGGTTGTGGTCGCCGTTATTGCAGTGGTTAACATCATTGTGCTAACGTTGTTAAATGCAGTGTTATTCGAGTGA
- the LOC131679518 gene encoding uncharacterized protein LOC131679518 gives MPVSVYAKLKFFFVELKLGSTPIFGGSMSYRVAQNDGVDLPNVYQRSRDSTGNYGNNVAIATSTPFVRSKSDLNLAANDSVSDSSGYIDPDTFRPAKRKDMIPKPTQRIRSNITSAPPIPPRFITDSNNNGDMATNLAGSDYSPYDFSKSIAESAMDISLLTANANQLRLLITYNQGSQTYTACITFVIMSLVLQMFVAVTMIIVSLMKQNLHETTRQKLKIFTSVGVAIITMINILVASLVVAEQPTNGTRSVLMLESLPSSLVTEGTTATTMAATMATTMGTTMGTTVSSTTAVPVEVM, from the exons ATGCCAGTATCTGTATACGCTAAGTTGAAGTTCTTTTTTGTAGAATTGAAATTGGGATCAACACCGATCTTTGGCGGTAGCATGAGCTATCGAGTAGCCCAGAATGATGGTGTGGACCTACCGAACGTGTATCAGCGATCCCGCGACTCGACTGGAAACTACGGCAACAATGTAGCGATTGCGACCTCCACTCCGTTCGTTAGAAGTAAAAGTGATCTGAATTTAGCAGCCAACGATTCTGTTAGTGATTCGAGTGGTTACATCGATCCGGACACGTTTCGACCCGCAAAGAGAAAAGACATGATTCCGAAACCAACCCAACGAATTCGATCGAACATAACATCAGCTCCACCTATTCCGCCCCGATTTATCACAGATTCCAATAACAATGGGGACATGGCTACTAATTTAGCTGGTTCGGATTATAGTCCATATGACTTTTCGAAAAGCATCGCAGAGTCAGCAATGGATATTTCCCTGTTGACCGCCAATGCAAACCAATTGAGATTGCTGATAACCTACAATCAGGGATCGCAGACCTATACAGCTTGTATCACGTTCGTAATAATGTCCCTGGTTTTACAGATGTTTGTGGCCGTCACCATGATCATTGTTTCG TTAATGAaacaaaatcttcatgaaacaacacgacaaaaactaaaaattttcaCGTCTGTCGGCGTTGCCATTATAACGATGATCAACATATTGGTGGCCTCGCTGGTAGTTGCAGAGCAGCCAACAAATGGTACAAGATCTGTTTTAATGCTAGAATCACTTCCTTCTTCGCTTGTTACTGAGGGTACCACTGCTACAACTATGGCTGCGACTATGGCGACGACTATGGGTACAACTATGGGTACAACTGTTAGTAGCACAACAGCAGTGCCAGTAGAGGTAATGTGA
- the LOC131682996 gene encoding uncharacterized protein LOC131682996, producing the protein MKCFVFSCRIDFHGYKTVDSTLTKITKHRFPSSLQRQLAWLQAIFNAEGREIEHEAINFKVVRICSRHFLKDDFYYKNGRKLLYKTAVPSVFGGFPNSSCREVNSSQLRDSGVDEANETQPSISSDIREAAPKIRRRTIRYAGDVKDGLTPDEALVALPKLKAQLSQSQKKLKLLRGKNKRLLDRMSSMQDIIKTLQAEKKVSDATSKGISQDCTSNHSLLEELKSRTETQPCSDAVRSFATTLHIYSPKAYKYVRSVFNNTLPHPRTIIRWHEHTNGEPGNAQESLDAQELKTAEEIISNEFLVMEEIVTPILE; encoded by the exons ATGAAGTGTTTTGTGTTCAGTTGTAGAATAGATTTTCACGGATATAAGACTGTTGATAGTACTTTGACCAAAATAACCAAGCATCGGTTTCCGTCCAGTTTGCAACGTCAATTGGCGTGGCTTCAAGCGATTTTTAATGCGGAGGGTAGAGAAATTGAACATGAAGCTATAAATTTCAAAGTCGTACGAATTTGTTCGAGGCATTTTTTGAAAGATGATTTCTACTACAAGAATGGGCGGAAACTGTTGTACAAGACAGCTGTTCCTTCTGTGTTTGGCGGCTTTCCAAATTCAAG CTGCAGAGAAGTCAATTCATCACAGCTGCGTGATTCAGGAGTCGATGAAGCTAACGAAACTCAACCGTCGATTTCGTCTGATATACGCGAGGCTGCACCTAAAATACGCCGGAG aaCCATAAGATACGCTGGGGATGTAAAAGACGGTCTAACGCCTGATGAAGCCTTGGTCGCTCTGCCCAAACTTAAAGCACAACTCTCGCAATCACAAAAAAAGCTTAAGCTACTCCGGGGCAAGAACAAACGTTTACTAGACCGAATGAGCAGCATGCAAGATATAATCAAAACCCTTCAAGCTGAAAAAAAGGTCTCGGATGCAACAAGCAAGGGCATTTCACAG GATTGTACTTCGAATCATTCCTTGCTGGAGGAACTCAAATCACGAACGGAAACTCAGCCTTGTAGTGATGCAGTGCGTAGCTTCGCCACAACTTTACACATTTATTCGCCAAAAGCTTACAAATACGTACGCAGTGTATTCAATAATACATTGCCACACCCCAGGACCATCATCCGTTGGCACGAACATACTAACGGGGAACCCGGAAATGCGCAGGAAAGCTTGGACGCTCAGGAGCTGAAAACAGCTGAGGAGATAATTTCCAATGAATTTCTTGTTATGGAAGAAATAGTTACGCCAATATTGGAATAA